One region of Priestia megaterium genomic DNA includes:
- a CDS encoding LacI family DNA-binding transcriptional regulator, with protein sequence MGEKITIRDVAKHAGVSAASVSYVLNGINKVSDETKERILTAVKELNYEPNLTAVSLSKQKSNMIGVMFPLTDDSLSTIFKDNHYYSEMISGIEYVIRKHGYDLVISGVSSPADCLKWIRTRNIDGLLFLGAFPHRLYEKMKALSNPIVLVDTYEKCERDYHHISVDDEYGGYLATTHLVSLGHKEIAFVAHHLVNSPVDKKRYIGYEKALKEAGITPSKTFVFEVNESSFDNGYNLGNKLLQDHKDIRAVFASSDTLALGIMKALQEKGKRIPQDYSIVGFDDITFSSYASPSLTTIRQDVFNKGVVAATSVIQAIEHRFSTLQHVKLSVELVIRDSTAKRE encoded by the coding sequence ATGGGAGAAAAGATAACGATTCGTGATGTAGCAAAGCATGCAGGGGTGTCTGCAGCTTCAGTATCTTACGTCTTAAACGGAATTAACAAAGTATCCGATGAAACAAAAGAGCGAATTTTAACAGCGGTAAAAGAATTAAACTACGAACCAAATTTAACCGCCGTTAGTCTTTCGAAACAAAAGTCAAATATGATTGGCGTGATGTTCCCGCTTACAGATGATTCACTTTCTACTATATTTAAAGATAACCATTATTACAGTGAAATGATTAGTGGAATTGAATATGTAATCCGTAAGCATGGTTACGATCTAGTCATATCTGGAGTGAGTAGCCCAGCTGATTGCTTAAAATGGATTCGAACGAGAAATATTGATGGTCTTCTGTTTTTAGGAGCCTTCCCGCATCGATTATATGAAAAAATGAAAGCGTTATCGAATCCGATTGTGTTAGTAGATACATATGAAAAGTGCGAACGTGATTATCATCATATTTCGGTAGACGATGAGTATGGAGGATATCTCGCTACAACACATTTAGTGAGTTTGGGGCATAAAGAAATTGCCTTTGTTGCTCATCACCTCGTCAATAGTCCAGTGGATAAAAAGAGGTATATAGGCTACGAGAAAGCATTAAAAGAAGCGGGCATTACACCATCAAAGACGTTTGTTTTTGAAGTGAACGAAAGCTCATTTGATAACGGTTACAATTTAGGAAACAAGCTGCTGCAAGATCATAAGGATATTCGGGCGGTTTTTGCATCCTCTGATACGCTGGCGCTTGGAATTATGAAAGCACTGCAAGAAAAGGGGAAAAGAATTCCGCAGGACTATTCAATCGTAGGGTTTGACGACATCACGTTTAGCAGCTATGCATCTCCAAGTCTAACAACCATTCGTCAAGATGTATTTAACAAAGGAGTCGTCGCCGCGACGTCTGTTATTCAAGCAATCGAACACCGTTTCAGCACGCTGCAGCATGTAAAATTATCGGTTGAACTTGTTATTCGAGATTCGACTGCTAAGCGCGAGTGA
- a CDS encoding ThuA domain-containing protein: MINVTVWNENRHEQKNPVVREIYSEGIHGAIASFLEEGGFRTHTATLDEVEHGLTEEVLNQTDVLVWWGHLAHDEVKDDIVEKVKQRVLDGMGLIVLHSGHFSKIFKTLMGTSCDLKWREADEKERLWVVEPSHPIVEGIGEFIELEREEMYGEHFDIPAPDELIFTSWFEGGEIFRSGCTYKRGNGKVFYFRPGHETYPTYHNKDIQRVIMNAIKWAKPAERKRPVYGNAQPLESIAVKN; the protein is encoded by the coding sequence ATGATTAATGTTACAGTATGGAACGAAAATCGTCATGAACAGAAAAATCCGGTTGTAAGAGAAATTTACTCTGAAGGCATTCACGGTGCCATCGCTTCTTTCTTAGAAGAAGGAGGATTTCGTACGCACACAGCAACATTAGACGAAGTAGAACACGGGTTGACTGAAGAAGTATTAAATCAAACGGATGTTTTAGTATGGTGGGGTCACTTAGCGCATGACGAAGTAAAAGATGACATCGTTGAGAAAGTAAAGCAGCGCGTGCTAGACGGTATGGGGCTTATTGTCTTACACTCAGGTCACTTTTCCAAGATCTTTAAAACGTTAATGGGCACAAGCTGCGACTTAAAATGGCGTGAAGCAGATGAAAAAGAGCGCTTGTGGGTAGTAGAACCGAGCCATCCGATTGTGGAAGGTATTGGTGAATTTATCGAGCTTGAGCGTGAAGAAATGTACGGAGAGCACTTTGATATTCCAGCACCTGATGAACTGATTTTCACGAGCTGGTTTGAAGGCGGAGAAATTTTCAGAAGCGGCTGCACGTACAAACGCGGAAACGGAAAAGTATTTTATTTCAGACCTGGACATGAAACATATCCAACATACCATAACAAAGACATTCAGCGTGTCATTATGAATGCTATTAAATGGGCGAAACCGGCAGAGAGAAAACGTCCTGTTTACGGCAATGCGCAACCGCTTGAATCAATCGCAGTTAAAAACTAA
- a CDS encoding Gfo/Idh/MocA family protein has translation MAKVKIGVIGCGSIAQHRHLPEYKMNEQVELVAVCDINTERANSVAQQYGVKAYANYEELLASGTVEAVSVCTPNYLHAPISVAALNSGVHVLCEKPMATSEEEAKAMIEAAKTNGKKLMIGHNQRFVASHQKARELIEKGEIGKIYSFRTAFGHGGPEGWSVDGKESWFFKKDEAFIGAMGDLGVHKTDMLRYILNEEIVEVGAFVESNAKDFANVDDNAVCVLKTESGIIGTLAASWAYNGKEDNSTIVYGEKGILRLEDDPTYSLVAQYATGEVVNYELGKIQSNDEGGQSNSHVIEQFVDAVAEDKESPVPGEEGLKSLAVILAALKSSQTKQITRV, from the coding sequence ATGGCAAAAGTAAAAATTGGCGTTATTGGGTGCGGAAGCATTGCGCAACACCGTCACTTACCAGAATATAAGATGAATGAACAAGTAGAATTAGTAGCCGTTTGCGATATAAACACAGAACGTGCAAACAGCGTAGCACAGCAGTACGGTGTAAAAGCGTACGCAAACTATGAAGAACTTTTAGCAAGCGGTACAGTGGAAGCAGTGAGCGTATGTACGCCCAATTATCTTCATGCGCCTATTTCGGTTGCAGCGTTAAACAGCGGAGTTCATGTTCTGTGTGAAAAGCCGATGGCAACATCAGAAGAAGAAGCAAAAGCGATGATTGAAGCAGCAAAAACAAACGGTAAAAAACTAATGATCGGACATAATCAGCGCTTTGTAGCTTCTCATCAAAAAGCTCGTGAACTTATTGAAAAAGGGGAAATCGGTAAAATTTATAGTTTCCGTACGGCTTTTGGCCACGGTGGTCCTGAAGGCTGGAGCGTGGACGGAAAAGAAAGCTGGTTCTTCAAAAAAGACGAAGCGTTTATTGGTGCTATGGGGGATTTAGGCGTTCATAAAACCGATATGCTCCGCTACATATTAAATGAAGAAATTGTAGAAGTCGGTGCATTCGTTGAAAGCAATGCAAAAGACTTTGCAAATGTAGACGACAATGCTGTGTGCGTATTAAAAACGGAAAGCGGGATTATCGGGACGCTTGCGGCAAGCTGGGCTTACAATGGAAAAGAAGATAACTCCACGATTGTTTACGGCGAGAAAGGGATTCTTCGTTTAGAGGACGATCCGACGTATTCATTAGTTGCACAATATGCAACGGGTGAAGTGGTGAACTATGAATTAGGAAAAATCCAGTCGAACGATGAAGGCGGACAAAGTAATTCTCACGTCATTGAACAATTTGTAGATGCAGTTGCAGAAGATAAAGAATCTCCGGTTCCTGGTGAAGAAGGATTAAAATCACTTGCTGTTATTTTAGCAGCTTTAAAATCAAGTCAAACGAAACAAATTACGCGCGTGTAA
- a CDS encoding Gfo/Idh/MocA family protein — MRIGIIGAGGIAVSRHIPAFKQLGDECVIWGLSDINSERATEVANEHNIPHVFVDYKDMFKEVDAVCICTPNKFHAEFAVEALKAGVHVLCEKPMAMSKEQGEEMLAAARESGKQLAIAYHYRFMKEAQAAKKMMTEVGRPLVARVRAMRRRKVPGWGVFTNKDLQGGGSLIDYGCHLLDLTLWLMGNPKHTEVLGSTYNDLSKTPNQLNQWGAFDHETFGVDDHVTAYIKFENGASLLLETSWAANIEDDEEHVSISGVEGGLSVFPFELYTSKNGMLMNSTSPWIDGEDDYSLSQAKNFVEACKGNAELVVKPQEALQVSAIIDEIYRTGGN; from the coding sequence GTGAGAATTGGCATAATCGGAGCAGGAGGGATTGCTGTAAGCAGGCATATCCCGGCATTCAAACAACTGGGTGATGAATGTGTGATTTGGGGGCTTAGCGATATTAATAGTGAAAGAGCCACAGAGGTAGCCAATGAACATAATATCCCTCACGTATTTGTTGATTACAAAGATATGTTTAAAGAAGTGGATGCTGTATGTATTTGTACACCTAATAAATTTCACGCCGAGTTTGCAGTAGAAGCGCTAAAAGCAGGCGTTCACGTTCTATGTGAAAAGCCGATGGCGATGTCTAAAGAGCAAGGTGAAGAAATGCTTGCTGCTGCTAGAGAATCAGGTAAGCAGTTAGCGATTGCGTATCACTACCGATTCATGAAAGAAGCGCAGGCTGCGAAAAAAATGATGACAGAGGTAGGGCGTCCATTAGTTGCACGTGTCAGAGCAATGCGTCGCCGTAAGGTTCCCGGTTGGGGAGTATTTACGAACAAAGATCTTCAAGGAGGAGGCAGCTTAATTGATTACGGTTGCCATTTGCTTGATTTAACGCTTTGGCTAATGGGAAACCCAAAGCATACTGAAGTACTGGGAAGTACATATAATGACCTGAGTAAAACGCCTAACCAATTAAATCAATGGGGAGCATTTGATCATGAAACATTCGGTGTGGATGATCATGTAACGGCCTATATTAAATTTGAAAATGGAGCGTCGCTTCTTTTAGAAACTTCTTGGGCTGCTAATATCGAAGATGATGAAGAGCACGTAAGCATATCAGGGGTAGAGGGCGGTTTAAGCGTGTTTCCGTTTGAACTATACACGTCCAAAAACGGTATGCTCATGAACAGTACGTCACCTTGGATAGATGGAGAAGATGATTACAGCTTAAGTCAGGCTAAAAATTTCGTTGAAGCGTGTAAAGGAAATGCTGAATTAGTAGTAAAGCCACAAGAAGCGCTTCAAGTCTCAGCTATTATTGATGAAATATATCGCACAGGGGGAAATTAA
- a CDS encoding sugar phosphate isomerase/epimerase family protein has product MKLGVFTVLFADLSFEEMLDKVKSAGLHAVEIGTGGYPGNSHCPLDELLEDEGKREAYMKQIKDRGLTISAFSCHGNPISPEASFAKESDETLRKTIQLASLVDVPVVNCFSGTAGDHEEAKYPNWPVTPWPNEYGDVLNWQWENKLVPYWKEIGELAEEHNVKIGLELHGGFLVHTPYTLLKLREKTSPAIGANLDPSHLWWQGIDPVGAIKILAKENAIHHFHAKDTYLDQDNINMYGLTDMQPYGEVQTRAWTFRSVGCGHDVKEWSDMMSALRTYGYDYVVSIEHEDPIMSIEEGFKRAVTNLQSVLIEETPSQMWWA; this is encoded by the coding sequence ATGAAACTTGGAGTATTCACGGTCTTATTTGCGGATCTTTCTTTTGAAGAGATGTTAGATAAAGTAAAATCAGCAGGTCTTCATGCTGTTGAAATCGGAACGGGAGGCTATCCGGGAAACAGCCATTGTCCGCTAGATGAGCTGCTTGAAGATGAGGGGAAAAGAGAAGCATATATGAAGCAGATAAAAGACCGCGGACTTACAATCAGCGCATTTAGCTGCCACGGCAATCCTATTTCACCTGAGGCAAGTTTTGCAAAAGAATCTGACGAAACGCTTCGCAAGACCATCCAACTAGCATCATTAGTAGATGTTCCAGTGGTTAACTGCTTTTCTGGAACAGCAGGAGATCACGAAGAAGCGAAGTACCCAAACTGGCCTGTTACTCCTTGGCCTAACGAGTATGGAGACGTATTGAATTGGCAGTGGGAAAATAAGCTTGTTCCTTATTGGAAAGAAATTGGAGAACTAGCGGAGGAGCATAACGTAAAAATTGGTTTAGAACTTCACGGTGGATTTTTAGTTCATACTCCGTATACGCTCCTAAAGCTTCGCGAAAAAACAAGTCCAGCGATTGGCGCTAACCTTGATCCAAGTCATTTATGGTGGCAAGGAATTGATCCGGTAGGAGCTATTAAAATTTTAGCAAAAGAAAATGCGATTCATCATTTCCATGCAAAGGATACGTACTTGGACCAGGATAATATTAACATGTATGGACTGACGGATATGCAGCCATACGGAGAAGTCCAAACGCGTGCATGGACGTTTAGATCCGTAGGATGCGGACATGATGTAAAAGAGTGGTCTGATATGATGAGTGCCCTTCGCACATACGGATACGATTATGTAGTCAGCATTGAGCATGAAGATCCAATCATGTCGATTGAAGAAGGATTTAAACGCGCGGTTACAAACTTACAAAGTGTATTAATTGAAGAAACTCCGTCACAAATGTGGTGGGCGTAA
- a CDS encoding DNA-3-methyladenine glycosylase, protein MTRSLLAIEPLPLSFYQQPTLELAQSLLGCLLVHETAEGAASGFIVETEAYKGPFDRAAHSFNNRRTKRTEVMFGPPGHAYTHTMHTHCLLNVVSSDIDCPEGVLIRAIEPFSGKDLMKTRRRGMENEINWTNGPGKLTKALGVSMDLYGHDLTTPPLYIARGFTPSAISAGPRVGIDNSGEAKDYPWRFWVTNHPFVSKFR, encoded by the coding sequence ATGACGCGTTCTCTTTTAGCGATTGAACCACTTCCTCTTTCGTTTTATCAACAGCCTACGCTTGAACTAGCTCAGTCGCTGTTAGGATGTCTTCTTGTTCACGAAACGGCAGAAGGAGCTGCATCTGGTTTTATTGTGGAAACAGAGGCTTATAAAGGGCCTTTCGACCGAGCAGCTCATAGCTTTAATAACCGGCGCACAAAAAGAACAGAGGTAATGTTCGGTCCTCCTGGTCATGCCTATACGCATACAATGCATACACATTGTTTACTCAATGTTGTAAGCAGCGACATCGATTGTCCAGAAGGCGTCCTCATTCGAGCTATTGAGCCATTTAGCGGAAAAGATTTGATGAAAACTAGACGTCGAGGTATGGAAAATGAAATAAATTGGACAAACGGTCCTGGGAAACTAACAAAAGCACTAGGGGTTTCAATGGATTTGTACGGTCATGATTTAACCACCCCTCCTCTTTATATTGCTCGTGGCTTCACTCCTTCAGCGATTTCCGCCGGACCTCGCGTTGGCATTGATAATTCTGGTGAAGCGAAGGATTACCCTTGGCGCTTTTGGGTTACCAATCACCCGTTTGTATCGAAATTCAGGTGA
- a CDS encoding UDP-N-acetylmuramoyl-L-alanyl-D-glutamate--2,6-diaminopimelate ligase → MNIYFDTLTNLSIKHIFGPASQTITHLTYHSKQVHDGSVFFSIKGENEDGHQYIKEAIARGAVAVFGTSIEELRLLSTQYSHCTFLAVDDVRKVMASFSKMYFDYTDEKIETIGVTGTNGKTTVAAYVRSLLTLLKLPTGSIGTTGIWSSKQKLVYKKSTPTTPESVDLHKIFYDLYTRGDEAAVMEVSSIAIDQQRVENIYFDVAIHTNLSEEHLEYHKTFEHYKKCKMKLFQQAKHAVINIDDQDMGKDLSRVFEGPKVTYSLLNNKEATLQATNITVKEGGSFFDLLYKGQSYKVAVPVYGDYNIANVLAAIGTALHFEYHIEDIISVLPQLESPEGRFQVIEGPNNQKVILDYAHTPVALTRLVEEVKKMEYNQLIVMIAGIGIRDFNKMPKMARTIEGKADEIIVTVDHPGYHDPNVIVDQVMTGFSNPSASNIHRAPTRTEGVLKSLSLGKANDIILLTSGCINGAQLVKGNEIPHSDEEIIASYYASLSNIS, encoded by the coding sequence ATGAACATCTACTTTGATACATTAACGAATTTATCAATTAAACATATTTTTGGGCCTGCATCTCAAACAATCACCCATCTCACATATCATTCAAAACAAGTTCACGACGGATCCGTATTTTTTAGTATAAAAGGTGAAAATGAAGATGGACATCAATATATTAAAGAAGCTATAGCTAGAGGAGCCGTAGCAGTCTTTGGGACAAGCATCGAGGAGCTTCGTCTTTTGAGCACTCAGTATTCTCACTGTACGTTTTTAGCTGTTGACGACGTTCGCAAAGTAATGGCGTCTTTTTCTAAAATGTATTTTGATTATACGGATGAAAAAATTGAGACAATTGGCGTTACAGGTACAAATGGCAAAACAACCGTAGCAGCTTACGTAAGGTCGCTTTTAACTCTTTTAAAATTGCCAACAGGATCGATTGGAACGACCGGCATTTGGTCATCAAAGCAGAAGTTAGTTTATAAAAAAAGTACGCCTACAACACCTGAGTCGGTAGACTTGCATAAAATTTTTTATGATTTGTATACAAGAGGTGATGAAGCGGCAGTGATGGAAGTATCTTCGATTGCGATTGATCAGCAACGAGTAGAAAATATTTATTTTGATGTAGCCATTCATACAAACTTATCGGAAGAACATTTAGAGTATCATAAAACGTTTGAGCACTATAAAAAATGCAAGATGAAATTATTTCAACAGGCCAAACATGCCGTTATTAATATAGATGATCAGGACATGGGCAAAGACTTAAGCAGGGTATTTGAAGGACCTAAAGTCACGTATAGTTTATTAAATAACAAGGAGGCAACTCTGCAAGCAACAAACATCACCGTCAAAGAAGGAGGCTCTTTCTTTGATTTACTTTATAAAGGACAGTCATACAAAGTAGCAGTGCCTGTATATGGTGATTACAACATTGCTAACGTGCTAGCGGCCATTGGTACAGCTCTTCACTTTGAATACCACATTGAAGATATTATTAGCGTACTTCCTCAATTGGAAAGTCCAGAAGGGCGATTTCAGGTGATAGAAGGTCCTAATAACCAAAAAGTGATTTTAGACTATGCCCATACGCCTGTTGCCCTTACGCGTTTGGTAGAAGAAGTAAAAAAGATGGAGTATAACCAGCTGATTGTCATGATTGCAGGGATCGGCATTCGAGATTTTAATAAAATGCCTAAAATGGCGCGTACCATTGAAGGAAAAGCTGATGAAATTATCGTAACGGTTGATCACCCAGGTTATCATGATCCTAACGTAATTGTAGATCAAGTGATGACAGGTTTTTCGAATCCGAGCGCAAGCAATATTCACCGCGCCCCTACTCGAACAGAAGGAGTATTAAAGTCGCTTTCTTTAGGAAAGGCGAATGATATTATTTTACTTACAAGCGGCTGTATTAACGGCGCTCAGCTTGTAAAAGGAAACGAAATTCCGCATTCAGATGAAGAAATTATTGCCTCTTATTATGCATCGTTAAGCAATATTTCCTGA
- a CDS encoding GNAT family N-acetyltransferase, which produces MVKIKRDHLTNNEVIELVSSHLQGMNLHSPPESIHALDIESLKQRHITFWSVWEGSQLAGCGAVKELDEHHGEIKSMRTATAHLRKGIARELLQYIINEAQKRGYRRLSLETGSAPAFEPARKLYASFGFYECEPFSTYKEDPYSVFMTKKLNE; this is translated from the coding sequence ATGGTTAAAATAAAAAGAGACCACTTAACGAACAATGAAGTTATTGAGCTAGTAAGTTCTCACCTTCAAGGAATGAACTTACATTCCCCCCCTGAAAGTATTCATGCTCTAGATATTGAAAGTTTAAAACAACGTCATATTACGTTTTGGAGCGTGTGGGAAGGAAGTCAGCTAGCAGGGTGCGGAGCTGTAAAAGAGTTAGATGAGCACCACGGAGAAATTAAATCGATGCGAACAGCTACCGCTCATTTGCGGAAAGGAATTGCTAGAGAGCTGCTGCAGTACATAATAAATGAAGCGCAAAAACGAGGGTACCGACGCTTAAGCTTAGAAACAGGATCCGCACCCGCTTTTGAACCGGCTAGAAAGCTATACGCCAGTTTTGGATTTTACGAGTGCGAACCGTTTTCTACCTACAAAGAAGATCCATACAGTGTGTTTATGACAAAGAAATTGAATGAGTAA
- a CDS encoding TetR/AcrR family transcriptional regulator: MNKKKLQSEQTKRKVADAAKALFSQKGYKATSIEEIVEATGSSKGNIYYHFKSKEGLFLYLIDEWDLEWERNWKERESLYKTTRDKLFGIAEQIILDDLNHPLTKAADEFFNNEEKGSDIEERIDEMVKRHVEFNRELLQQGIDEGEFSHKNAEQLAVILEGLFVGMSRMSRKTSTENALQLYHSAIDVFLNGIIARSS; this comes from the coding sequence TTGAATAAAAAAAAGCTTCAAAGTGAACAAACCAAAAGAAAAGTGGCAGATGCCGCTAAAGCATTGTTTTCTCAAAAAGGCTATAAAGCTACATCTATTGAGGAAATTGTAGAAGCTACGGGAAGCAGTAAAGGGAATATTTATTATCACTTTAAAAGTAAAGAAGGGCTTTTTCTTTATTTAATAGACGAATGGGATCTTGAGTGGGAACGAAACTGGAAAGAAAGAGAGTCTCTTTACAAAACAACAAGAGATAAGCTTTTTGGAATAGCGGAGCAAATCATCTTAGATGATTTGAATCATCCTCTTACGAAAGCTGCCGATGAGTTTTTTAACAACGAGGAGAAGGGCAGCGACATCGAAGAGCGAATTGATGAGATGGTGAAACGACACGTGGAGTTTAACCGGGAACTTTTGCAACAGGGCATCGATGAAGGCGAGTTTTCTCATAAAAATGCAGAGCAACTTGCAGTAATTTTAGAAGGGTTGTTTGTTGGAATGAGCCGCATGTCTCGAAAAACGAGTACGGAAAATGCCCTGCAGCTTTACCATTCAGCAATCGATGTATTTTTAAACGGAATTATAGCAAGGTCTTCTTAA
- a CDS encoding MFS transporter gives MSLLLRNRAAILLLMLNIFIIFTGIGLVIPIMPTYMTELHINGSVMGLLVAVFSLTQFLFSPLAGRLSDSLGRKKIIVAGMIVFALSEWFFGSVSTPLLLFVSRMLGGVGAALIMPAVMAYTADVTSAKERAKGMGYVTAAITTGFIIGPGIGGFLAEYGMRVPFYMAAVAGGLAAVITLFVLPESRPVQGHAVSNNENPKEDRLLLQLMNSYKEPYFLSLIIVFVTSFGLSNYETIFSLFVDHKFSFTPKDIAFVITFGSIAGAVVQVTIFGWILNKFGEKRVISFCLMMTGLFILLTLFVHTYWLIIVVTFIVFLATDILRPAISTQMSMMAQDDQGYVAGLNSAYTSLGNIIGPVVAGFLFDININYPYVSAALVLLLCFLLSLRAGKDRKTAVRNQAIQEK, from the coding sequence ATGTCATTATTGTTAAGAAATCGAGCGGCGATTTTGCTGCTCATGCTAAATATTTTTATTATCTTTACGGGAATCGGTCTCGTTATTCCAATTATGCCAACCTATATGACGGAGCTTCATATCAACGGCAGCGTGATGGGGCTTTTAGTAGCGGTGTTTTCACTAACTCAATTTCTGTTTTCGCCTTTAGCGGGGCGATTATCAGATTCGTTAGGGAGAAAGAAAATTATTGTAGCGGGAATGATTGTTTTTGCCCTGTCTGAATGGTTCTTTGGTTCAGTGAGTACACCTCTTTTATTATTTGTATCCAGAATGCTAGGTGGGGTCGGGGCCGCGCTTATTATGCCTGCTGTTATGGCCTATACAGCGGACGTGACGTCTGCTAAAGAACGCGCTAAAGGAATGGGCTATGTGACGGCAGCGATTACAACAGGATTTATTATCGGGCCCGGTATTGGAGGCTTTTTAGCTGAATACGGCATGCGCGTGCCATTTTACATGGCCGCAGTAGCAGGAGGCTTGGCTGCAGTGATTACGCTTTTTGTTTTGCCGGAGTCTCGTCCTGTACAAGGTCATGCTGTTTCAAACAATGAGAATCCAAAAGAAGATCGGCTGCTACTGCAGCTTATGAATTCCTACAAAGAACCTTATTTTTTAAGTTTAATTATCGTTTTTGTGACATCGTTTGGATTATCCAATTATGAAACGATCTTTTCACTATTTGTTGATCATAAATTTAGCTTTACGCCAAAAGATATTGCGTTTGTTATTACGTTTGGCTCTATTGCAGGGGCTGTTGTGCAGGTTACGATTTTTGGCTGGATTTTAAATAAATTCGGTGAAAAAAGAGTGATTTCGTTTTGCTTGATGATGACGGGACTTTTTATTTTACTTACACTATTTGTGCACACGTACTGGCTTATTATTGTTGTGACATTTATCGTCTTTTTAGCAACAGATATTTTACGTCCGGCAATCAGCACGCAAATGTCGATGATGGCACAAGACGACCAAGGGTATGTAGCCGGACTAAATTCTGCTTATACAAGTCTTGGTAATATTATTGGACCTGTTGTAGCAGGCTTTCTTTTTGATATAAACATTAATTACCCGTACGTATCAGCTGCACTTGTACTGCTGCTTTGTTTTCTTTTATCTTTAAGAGCAGGAAAGGACCGAAAAACAGCTGTGAGAAATCAAGCGATTCAAGAAAAATGA
- the thiM gene encoding hydroxyethylthiazole kinase has protein sequence MDISKISAQLEKVRDTSPLVHNITNVVVTNFTANGLLALGASPVMAYAKEEVADMARIAGALVLNMGTLTAQEVEAMRIAGKSANENGVPVIFDPVGAGATPFRTEVACQLVEELNIAVIRGNAAEVANVVGESWLIKGVDSLEGQGDVIELAEKAANKLDTVIVITGKQDVITDGNTTYTVDNGHPLFTKVTGTGCLLTSIIGAFAAVEKEYVEASVAALSFYGVAGEIAAAKKGEEGPGSFQIELLNQLHLLSGQDIESYARVHQR, from the coding sequence ATGGATATTAGTAAAATTTCAGCTCAATTAGAAAAAGTAAGAGATACAAGTCCGCTTGTTCATAATATTACGAATGTTGTGGTAACAAATTTTACAGCAAATGGACTGCTTGCCCTAGGAGCGTCACCTGTTATGGCTTATGCGAAGGAAGAAGTGGCTGATATGGCTCGAATCGCCGGAGCGCTTGTCTTAAATATGGGTACACTGACGGCTCAAGAAGTAGAAGCGATGAGAATAGCAGGAAAATCAGCAAATGAAAATGGCGTGCCGGTTATTTTCGATCCTGTAGGAGCCGGAGCGACACCGTTTCGTACAGAAGTAGCATGTCAGCTTGTAGAAGAATTAAATATTGCAGTTATTCGTGGTAACGCTGCTGAAGTTGCGAATGTAGTAGGCGAGTCATGGCTCATTAAAGGCGTTGATTCATTAGAAGGGCAAGGAGACGTCATTGAACTTGCTGAGAAAGCGGCGAACAAATTAGATACAGTGATTGTTATTACGGGTAAACAAGATGTAATCACCGATGGAAACACAACGTATACAGTAGACAACGGTCACCCGTTATTTACGAAAGTGACGGGGACTGGATGTCTGTTGACATCAATTATAGGAGCTTTCGCTGCTGTAGAAAAAGAATATGTCGAGGCAAGCGTTGCTGCTTTAAGTTTTTACGGAGTGGCAGGTGAAATCGCCGCAGCGAAAAAAGGTGAAGAAGGGCCGGGAAGCTTTCAAATTGAGCTCTTAAACCAGCTTCATCTTTTATCTGGGCAGGATATTGAATCATATGCAAGAGTACATCAACGTTAA
- the thiE gene encoding thiamine phosphate synthase: MTNEEIKKLLKVYFIMGSNNCTKNPKEVLKEAIEGGVTVFQFREKGEGALKGEAKYQLAKELQQICQQHNVPFVVNDDLDLAIRLQADGVHIGQEDEKAHIVREKIGKGIVGVSVHNVQELQQAIKDGADYVGMGPVFPTSTKKDAKAVQGTKLIEEVRNQNIDFPIVGIGGITPENAKQVVEAGADGVSIITAISLAASPKEKAAQLKEAVGK; encoded by the coding sequence ATGACAAACGAAGAAATCAAAAAGCTGCTGAAAGTTTATTTTATAATGGGCAGCAATAACTGTACAAAAAATCCGAAAGAAGTATTAAAAGAAGCAATTGAAGGCGGCGTTACCGTGTTTCAATTTCGTGAAAAAGGCGAAGGTGCACTAAAAGGAGAAGCGAAATATCAGCTGGCGAAAGAACTTCAGCAAATTTGTCAGCAGCACAACGTTCCTTTTGTTGTGAATGATGATCTTGACTTAGCGATCCGTTTACAAGCAGATGGCGTTCATATTGGACAAGAAGATGAAAAAGCTCATATTGTTCGAGAAAAAATAGGAAAAGGAATTGTGGGCGTCTCTGTTCATAATGTACAAGAGCTGCAGCAAGCCATAAAAGACGGGGCGGATTATGTAGGAATGGGACCTGTTTTTCCTACTTCTACAAAAAAAGACGCAAAAGCAGTGCAAGGTACAAAATTAATTGAAGAAGTGCGAAACCAGAATATTGACTTTCCAATTGTAGGAATCGGTGGCATCACGCCTGAAAATGCCAAACAAGTAGTAGAAGCAGGTGCAGATGGTGTTTCTATTATTACCGCGATTAGCTTAGCAGCGTCTCCAAAAGAAAAAGCAGCTCAATTGAAAGAAGCGGTAGGAAAATAA